One part of the Ananas comosus cultivar F153 unplaced genomic scaffold, ASM154086v1, whole genome shotgun sequence genome encodes these proteins:
- the LOC109704748 gene encoding uncharacterized protein LOC109704748 has product MLPARKPSTSKLQALILLCLDETALLVKTHQKCLSRAEADVADLLRTGQTQRALLWVERAIKEQNLLDVLFMVERILRILHERAQQIQTNKQCPNELREAVASLIYAAPRCGECPMLLRISKLLRDKFMKHSCTISPEANQEMMQLLSTKQPRLESRLAKMETIARLQGIMLNMNKISFSEF; this is encoded by the exons ATGCTTCCTGCTAGAAAACCAAGTACCAGTAAGCTTCAAGCTCTTATCCTTCTCTGCCTCGACGAAACGGCTCTACTCGTCAAGACCCATCAAAAGTGCCTCTCTCGAGCCGAGGCCGACGTCGCCGATCTGCTTAGAACAGGGCAAACACAACGAGCTCTCTTATGG GTTGAACGTGCAATCAAGGAGCAAAACTTGCTCGACGTGCTATTCATGGTGGAGCGAATCCTACGAATCTTGCATGAACGAGCACAACAAATCCAAACCAACAA GCAGTGTCCTAACGAGCTCCGAGAAGCAGTTGCGAGCTTGATCTACGCTGCGCCGCGGTGCGGTGAGTGTCCAATGCTACTTAGAATCAGCAAGCTTTTGCGCGACAAGTTCATGAAGCATTCATGCACCATCTCACCAGAGGCTAACCAAGAG ATGATGCAGCTTTTATCCACCAAACAGCCCAGATTAGAGAGTCGTCTTGCGAAAATGGAAACAATAGCTCGACTACAAGGAATTATGCTAAATATGAACAAAATTTCCTTTTCTGAGTTTTGA